In bacterium, the sequence GCTTGAACTTGCCGGGATCGGAGCCGAACAGCAGCGAGCCGAGGCCGCAGCCGGCCTGCGCGTAGCCATCCTTCGCAACGGCCGGCGTGGTGAACGCGACGGCGAACACGAGCGACAGGGACAGCACGGCGATCACAAGAATCTTGCGCATAGAATCTCCTTGAAGAAATGTTGCAGAACCGCATGCTTCGAGCGAGCGCCGACTTTCGATCCGATCGCCCCGGAAAGTCAACGGAGCGCCGCGTCCGCCGTGAGGTGACAAACGGAGCCGCGCAATTCGTCGCGCCGTGCGGCGATCCGAGCCGCGCGCGTGAGCAAGTGGCCGTCCCCGACGCATATTGAGCCGGCCGTCGGAAGAGCGAATGCGAGCTGGATTCACAGATTACACAGACTGCACTGATTTGCGTTGCGGTGTAATACGGCGGATCGCGCCCCCGCCCCCAAATACCAGGCGCGCCCGCCGAGCCGAAGCGGCGCCTCCCCGGGACCGCAGGTGTCCACACCTGCCTATGAACAGGCGCGCCGAAGGAGCGCTTCCATCATTTTCATCGTCGTCGCATGAGTCGATTCGGCAGCGCGTTCGCGGCGCCGCGCGCATCGAAGCAGGTGAGGACACCTGCGGTCCCGGGGAGCGGCCCGATCGGGCCAAGGGGTCGGGGTGGTATTTCAGGCGCTTCGGGAAGACGCGATTTGGGTATCGCAGCATAAGCGGGCCAGCGGCCCGCGGTCCCAGGAGTAAGCGGGCGGGCCCCGCCTTCGCCAAGGCTATGGCGCGCCGGGCAGCCTGCGCTCCCGGCGATGACTTTCCAGTCTTCCAGTCTTTCAGCTTTCCAGTCTATTCCGTTTACGGCAGCTTGTTCGCGAACGCGAGCGCGTTTTCCAGGCGGTCGACGACGGGGTAGTCGGGCACGGCGGCGAGGATGCGTTTGCCGTAGCCCTTCTGCCAGACGCGCGTGTCCATCAGCGCGAGCAGGCCCTTGTCCTCGCGGTGGCGGATCAGGCGGCCCAGGCCCTGTTTGAGCGTGATGATCGCCTGCGGCACCTGGTAGTCGAAAAACGCGTTGCCGCCGCGCTCCTTGATCGCCTCGATGCGCGCCTCGATGACCGGCTCGCCCGGCGCGGAGAATGGGAGCTTGTCGATGATGACGCAGCTTAACGCCTCGCCCTTCACGTCCACGCCCTGCCAGAAGCTCGATGTCGCGAACAGCACGCTTCCTTCTTCCGCGCGGAAGCGGTCGAGCAGCGCCGAGCGCGCGCCCTCGCCCTGCAACAGGCACGGGAAGGGCAGGCGGCTCGCCAGGCGCTCGTATTGCTCGCGCATGTGGCGGTATGACGTGAACAACAGGAACGCACGGCCGCGCGTGGCGAGCAGGATTTTCTCCGCCTGCGTCTCGAACGCGTCGGCGAACGCGGCGTCATGAGGCTGCGGAAACTCACGCGGGACGTAGAGCATGGCTTGCGTCGCGTGGTCGAAACACGTCGCGAGCGCCATCTCCTCGATCTCGAAATCCAGGCCCAGCCGCGCGCGCAGGTAGGAAAAATCGTATCCCGTCGCGAGCGTGGCGGAGGTGAACACGACCGGCCCCGCCTTCTTGAACAGCGCATCTTTTATGAACACGGCCGGCTCGATCGGCTCGGCCACCAGGTGCACGCCGCGCCCGCGCTGTTCCGCGTAGCGGACGCGCGAGGCGTCCTCCATGTCGAAGATGATTTCCGACTCAAGTCCGATCTCATTTGCGCGCCGGGCGAGCTGCGCGATGTCCTCGTCCTCGTGCGCTGCGGCGATCTTTGCAAGGCGCGCGGACAGCGCCGCAAGGCGCTCGCGCAGGTTGTCGTGATCGGCGTGCGCGGCCGGAGGAACATCGTCCGCGCGCAGCCGGCGCTTGCCGTCGTACGGGCGGCGGAAGTGATCGAACACGGCGTCCGCGGCGATGCGCACGTGCGTCAACAGGGATTCGACATCGTCGTCCACCTTGCGCGCGGAGAGCGCGCGGACGATGTCGCGGTCGATTTCGTCGAAACGGAACGACGT encodes:
- a CDS encoding ATP-dependent DNA helicase yields the protein MDKEAIAHAHTQIDTLFSEGGVFSARDPAWEPRKPQIDMAHAVLDALAHAGTLVAEAPTGTGKTLAYLVPALLYDRRLVISTRTKNLQEQIMGKDWPFVRALGFDAKVMVMKGRENYLCPHRYHRFLAEPRIRSRGEAANYERLVEWATTTQTGDRAELPWLADDDPLWPEVTSNRHNCPGKECQKEERCFLRLMRRKASNADILIVNHHLFFADLALKQGEHGEVIPDYQAVIFDEAHELEDVATAFFAARLTSFRFDEIDRDIVRALSARKVDDDVESLLTHVRIAADAVFDHFRRPYDGKRRLRADDVPPAAHADHDNLRERLAALSARLAKIAAAHEDEDIAQLARRANEIGLESEIIFDMEDASRVRYAEQRGRGVHLVAEPIEPAVFIKDALFKKAGPVVFTSATLATGYDFSYLRARLGLDFEIEEMALATCFDHATQAMLYVPREFPQPHDAAFADAFETQAEKILLATRGRAFLLFTSYRHMREQYERLASRLPFPCLLQGEGARSALLDRFRAEEGSVLFATSSFWQGVDVKGEALSCVIIDKLPFSAPGEPVIEARIEAIKERGGNAFFDYQVPQAIITLKQGLGRLIRHREDKGLLALMDTRVWQKGYGKRILAAVPDYPVVDRLENALAFANKLP